The Cryptococcus gattii WM276 chromosome B, complete sequence genome has a segment encoding these proteins:
- a CDS encoding Hypothetical protein (Similar to TIGR gene model, INSD accession AAW41703.1; CNB02070): MADFDYGYARLQTSPATAPNDNPSQFVSASDANDEGSLQATLDGNSDAKRDNGEKKGGPSADLGLAEGSNSAHGGAQPPADPRFPYANLLASDPIQPSDQFRPDVATGYHPYYLAPDHAASSKPHESSSQPLPSLQNSQTPHRTQISRQQHRLHPYQTSQSKIMNRHTTARAHWDDVSSPDQDVQGQIASANSSAANTPASVPPPPPAAAAAAAGASEATEGTISKPTGRSGQKRRKKYTRTRTGCLCCRSRRIKCDEARPVCKRCTIAKRECVYPDGAGSSNPASGTDAPGVVNKGIGRSSGEDSESENDRDRKGRPGSPSALRYPPIPNGDLRYGGGSNVYDASALNMAPMPGGLVGNGMGGGMSLMEMGMAQQQQQQQHQQQHQQHQLSAQGRGGFGSEAGKQEWGLEQGGAPMLSTPNFLLPWFPTAEERSLILHYCANAASLLMAIPSGLNPMLAINLPLALDSPRGMNPSADALRVALLGIGAIHQAFLLARSGVSNHQTAAMFQYASTLRDTGKEMVRRAAHMGSTGTTDAALGAATALATIDMFFGGSNWQDNFSLAKEMVRARGGPAEMLKASTPKTLTEGVTVSPARLMLEILAIYETFGCLTTGQEPTLISEHGENWWLETSRSTYEEHSVEKQFGMSRVMVLLFVRLTRLINRVAKSNIKITELASSTSSASDPYPQFASLIPTPSSTSGLNGATSFAEDSLIKEAIQLNKDVDTWIESLQLSTLEHERVQVGNRAYAYAMKILLLRRVFKYTRDDPRVQSAAQQVLQHCSWSTAALGMSIDLTWPAIIAASCADGSSRQWVMTLLEGFKSQCCFDIDTAARIITEVWRRVDTGEGRADWKEVCDDLGLQVL; the protein is encoded by the exons ATGGCGGACTTCGACTACGGCTACGCTCGTCTGCAGACGTCACCTGCCACCGCCCCGAACGATAACCCATCGCAATTTGTTTCAGCATCAGATGCAAATGATGAAGGAAGTTTGCAAGCCACCTTGGATGGGAATAGTGATGCGAAGAGAGATAACggagaaaaaaaagggggCCCGAGCGCTGA TCTTGGCCTAGCAGAGGGTAGCAATTCGGCACATGGGGGTGCTCAGCCGCCTGCCGATCCCCGCTTTCCATATGCTAATCTACTCGCATCCGATCCCATACAACCTTCTGATCAATTCCGGCCAGATGTAGCCACAGGGTATCACCCGTATTATCTTGCTCCGGACCACGCTGCGAGTAGCAAACCTCATGAAAGCTCTTCAcaacctcttccatctcttcaaAACTCTCAGACTCCTCATCGTACCCAGATATCTCGCCAGCAACATAGACTACACCCTTATCAAACTTCACAATCAAAAATTATGAATCGTCACACGACCGCCAGAGCGCACTGGGACGATGTGTCCTCTCCAGACCAAGATGTTCAAGGACAAATCGCCTCGGCAAACTCCTCAGCGGCAAATACACCTGCCTCAgttcctcctcctcctcctgctgctgctgctgctgctgctggtgcCTCAGAGGCCACCGAAGGTACTATTTCTAAGCCAACAGGACGCTCAGGGCAAAAACGACGGAAGAAGTACACCCGTACCAGAACTGGGTGTCTCTGCTGCCGATCGCGCCGAATCAAGTGCGATGAGGCGCGTCCGGTATGCAAGAGGTGTACCATTGCCAAGCGAGAATGTGTTTATCCCGACGGCGCAGGAAGTAGCAATCCTGCGTCGGGGACAGATGCGCCCGGAGTCGTCAATAAAGGTATAGGAAGGAGTAGCGGGGAAGACAGTGAGAGTGAAAACGATCGAGACAGAAAAGGCAGGCCCGGAAGTCCGTCGGCGCTGCGCTACCCTCCAATTCCCAATGGCGATTTAAGGTATGGGGGTGGGAGCAATGTCTACGATGCATCAGCTCTTAACATGGCTCCTATGCCAGGTGGACTCGTTGGAAATGGGATGGGTGGAGGGATGAGTTTAATGGAGATGGGAATGGCTcagcaacaacagcagcaacaacatCAGCAACAACATCAGCAACATCAGTTAAGCGCGCAAGGACGAGGCGGCTTCGGATCAGAAGCAGGCAAACAAGAATGGGGCCTGGAGCAGGGTGGTGCACCCATGTTGTCAACTCCCAACT TCCTGTTACCATGGTTCCCAACCGCAGAAGAACGAAGTCTAATTCTCCATTACTGTGCAAACGCCGCGTCCCTTCTGATGGCGATCCCGAGCGGCCTTAATCCCATGCTTGCCATTAATCTTCCTCTAGCTCTCGATTCACCTCGAG GAATGAATCCATCTGCTGACGCCCTTCGTGTGGCTCTTTTGGGTATCGGTGCTATCCATCAAGCCTTTCTTCTGGCACGCTCCGGTGTTTCCAACCATCAAACCGCTGCCATGTTCCAATACGCATCTACTCTCCGGGACACAGGGAAAGAAATGGTCCGACGCGCTGCTCACATGGGTAGCACTGGTACCACGGATGCAGCTTTGGGTGCTGCCACCGCCCTCGCCACTATTGACATGTTTTTTGGAGGCTCTAATTGGCAAGACAATTTTAGCCTTGCAAAAGAAATGGTTCGGGCTCGTGGAGGACCTGCAGAAATGCTAAAAGCAAGTACACCGAAAACGCTTACGGAGGGAGTCACTGTCAGTCCGGCAAGGTTGATGCTTGAGATTTTGGCAATCTACGAAACGTTTGGCTGTTTAACGACGGGTCAGGAGCCCACACTCATAAGCGAACACGGCGAGAACTGGTGGCTTGAGACTAGTCGATCGACATATGAGGAGCATTCAGTGGAGAAACAATTTGGAA TGTCTCGGGTTATGGTTCTTCTTTTCGTCCGTCTCACTCGTCTGATCAACCGTGTCGCAAAGAGCAACATTAAAATAACAGAATTGGCCAGTTCGACCTCGTCTGCCAGTGACCCATATCCTCAGTTCGCGTCTCTTATTCCAACTCCGTCCTCCACTTCCGGCCTTAACGGCGCAACCTCCTTTGCGGAAGACAGTCTTATCAAGGAAGCAATACAGTTGAATAAAGATGTCGACACTTGGATTGAGAGCTTACAGCTTAGCACTTTGGAACATGAGAGGGTCCAAGTAGGAAATCGAGCTTATGCGTATGCGATGAAG ATTCTGCTTTTGAGGCGAGTCTTCAAGTACACACGGGACGACCCTCGTGTTCAGAGTGCCGCCCAACAAGTTTTGCAACATTGCTCTTGGTCGACTGCAGCCCTGGGCATGTCTATCGA CTTGACTTGGCCTGCAATAATAGCGGCCTCTTGCGCTGACGGCTCTTCTCGTCAATGGGTGATGACTCTGCTCGAAGGCTTCAAGAGCCAATGCTGTTTCGATATCGATACAGCGGCAAGGATCATAACAGAAGTATGGAGGAGGGTGGATACTGGTGAAGGGAGGGCAGACTGGAAGGAGGTTTGCGACGATCTAGGGTTGCAGGTGTTGTGA